From one Babesia bovis T2Bo chromosome 3, whole genome shotgun sequence genomic stretch:
- a CDS encoding HSP70 family protein, producing MIGKSLATFVVTALSAIALSGSIANADSGSGKVEGPIIGIDLGTTYSCVGIYKNGRVEIITNEMGNRITPSYVSFTDDGHKVGEAAKSDATINYTNTIFDVKRLIGRKFNDKEVQNDMKLLPYAIVNKSGRPYIQIKGATTKEYAPEEISAMVLKKMKQIAENYLGKEVHKAIITVPAYFNDAQRQSTKDAGAIAGLEVVRIINEPTAAAIAYGIDRATTESNILVYDLGGGTFDVSVLMLDSGVFEVIGTAGDTHLGGEDFDRRVMDHFIKIFKKKHGIDIMKDKQAVQKLRKEVEAAKRTLSSTTETTIEIENLIDGKDFSETLTRAKFESLNEDLFVKTLDTVKDVLKTIQMSKTEIQKVVLIGGSTRIPKIRKMIEEFFGKEPDYGINPDEAVAYGAAMQGGVLSGESTHDVLLLDVCPLSLGIETVGGVMSVIIERNSLLPAHKSQIFSTSSDNQSTVTIQVYQGQRTMTKDNTHLGKFDLTGIPPAPRGVPQIEVTFDVDTNGILSVSAEEKGSGKKRNIVITPDKGRLSPEEIERMIRDAEANAEKDKEVFEKVQSKQALEVYLDSMKKTVQDKDKLAHKIEDDDKDIIMKAISEAETWMMQHPDADAQDNTDKQREVEAICNPIIAKLYGSSEQADDSGYSDEL from the exons ATGATCGGTAAATCCTTGGCCACTTTTGTGGTCACTGCCCTCTCGGCCATTGCGCTGAGTGGTAGCATTGCCAACGCAGATTCAGGGTCCGGAAAGG TTGAAGGACCAATTATCGGTATTGACCTGGGTACCACATACAGCTGTGTTGGTATCTACAAAAATGGCCGTGTTGAAATCATCACAAATGAGATGGGAAATCGTATTACTCCTTCATATGTTTCATTCACCGATGATGGACACAAGGTAGGTGAGGCTGCAAAAAGTGACGCAACCATCAATTACACCAACACCATCTTCGACGTGAAAAGGTTGATTGGACGCAAGTTCAACGACAAGGAGGTTCAAAATGACATGAAGCTTTTACCGTATGCCATTGTCAACAAGAGTGGTAGGCCTTACATCCAAATTAAAGGTGCAACCACCAAAGAGTATGCACCTGAGGAAATTAGTGCTATGGTGCTTAAAAAGATGAAACAAATAGCCGAAAACTATTTGGGAAAGGAGGTACACAAGGCCATTATCACTGTGCCTGCATACTTCAACGACGCCCAGCGTCAGTCAACCAAGGATGCTGGTGCCATTGCCGGTCTTGAAGTTGTACGCATCATCAACGAACCCACCGCTGCCGCTATTGCATATGGTATAGACAGGGCTACCACCGAATCTAATATCCTTGTATATGATCTTGGTGGTGGTACTTTCGATGTATCAGTCCTTATGCTTGACTCTGGTGTCTTCGAAGTCATCGGTACTGCCGGTGACACCCACCTTGGTGGTGAAGACTTTGACAGGCGAGTCATGGACCACTTTATCAAGATCTTCAAAAAGAAGCATGGAATCGATATTATGAAGGACAAACAGGCCGTACAAAAGCTACGTAAGGAGGTCGAGGCCGCCAAGCGTACTCTCTCATCTACTACAGAAACCACTATCGAAATAGAAAACCTCATCGATGGTAAGGACTTCAGCGAGACACTCACCAGGGCAAAGTTCGAAAGTCTCAATGAGGACTTGTTTGTCAAGACGCTAGACACCGTCAAGGATGTGCTAAAGACTATACAAATGTCAAAGACCGAAATACAAAAGGTCGTGCTTATCGGTGGTTCAACACGTATCCCCAAGATCAGGAAGATGATCGAAGAGTTTTTCGGTAAGGAACCTGACTACGGAATTAACCCTGATGAGGCCGTTGCTTACGGTGCCGCCATGCAGGGGGGTGTGCTATCTGGTGAATCAACACACGACGTGCTTCTGTTAGATGTGTGCCCATTGTCTCTGGGTATTGAAACCGTTGGTGGAGTTATGTCAGTTATCATCGAAAGGAACTCACTCCTACCAGCACACAAATCACAGATATTCTCCACCTCATCAGACAACCAATCCACTGTCACCATCCAGGTGTACCAGGGACAACGTACCATGACCAAGGACAACACCCATCTGGGTAAATTCGACTTGACTGGCATTCCTCCGGCACCCCGTGGTGTGCCACAAATCGAAGTTACATTCGATGTCGACACTAATGGTATCCTCAGTGTCTCTGCTGAGGAAAAGGGAAGTGGTAAGAAGCGTAACATCGTTATTACTCCCGACAAGGGACGCCTTTCACCAGAAGAAATTGAACGTATGATCCGCGATGCCGAGGCTAATGCGGAAAAGGATAAGGAAGTGTTCGAAAAGGTTCAGAGTAAACAGGCGCTAGAGGTCTACCTCGACTCTATGAAGAAAACGGTCCAAGACAAGGACAAATTGGCACATAAAATCGAAGATGATGACAAGGACATCATTATGAAGGCCATTTCTGAAGCCGAAACCTGGATGATGCAACATCCAGATGCTGACGCACAAGACAACACCGACAAGCAACGTGAAGTAGAGGCCATATGCAACCCTATCATCGCAAAGCTGTACGGCTCCAGCGAACAGGCAGACGATAGTGGCTACAGTGATGAGCTATAA
- a CDS encoding variant erythrocyte surface antigen-1 alpha subunit, protein MAAAAAQNTWKPYDKLTDPPTNLKEAIDWVVRVTGKDGKKLGDGECICGLAAAVTDLLQSVQLEYNGYQGDVKNGTTDSGANNGATEQQVIDHLNGLFSLVQGLGGTAVVRTYIDQLAQVLSALVGWSKIETCDKSNGKCGGDEKPHGQESCKYLKDVTRDDRSCDTCGCMKWDVAVADDDKNGHHLGRGCTRCSGGGSDCTCKDGEDQCAVGTECKCAKAGKCCKCYCKDECKAKCKEECRCDKHSYIMRYRSTYTMELIDAKYWTEIKPIEKPPTWADLLDRGNGKTPSKRRHQCARILLGSVCLIWSGITYMYWTGKYHSSSPRWNNHILDGSGLDDGTLSQWLQALGFPKAMLNNSGPQNRLDKVIWDGLNDKLLLGFAVPSGLNTSGVANDHNGNTARNPFNMNYAGFVHTAHRDSFNEQAIVFKNDGSSTTDTNQHKIGAIFKLYILSCAYFTGLQKKSSTQSTAPRNPKTIRDILYWLSALPYSPAYPKILIHGKDRLKEVLKKPGETDSTNGETQLKFYQTGLKHPITVDEYNLFAHFQAVTQYCPLVLIGIQGGLKGTDKTLEPAIHALYANTECNFTYPGVPIQAYNQVVHYIRALFYQLYFLRKQCAVKVTCGGKWRECRYGKDVVSKGVISWMCLGCSPMEHDRKWRVGKVGDLLKGVKESDPIVKNLKALLEKIGEVVVQLGNAQEALEGKKIDGINAVKKALEGVKKALESAKGALETELGKKGGLDGKLGEAKAKLDALTNGGSGSGGLLGEVVGHGGLEKAEKDEYDPGKNKISAAINGVRNVLEALKKELENDNSHLYGSIPYWITQKCLQSIDQIKDICNSPKCPGCTKHSNKCGQPSNPTVCPACLQPTTTGVPSPLQAFLEDRLPGFSCQEVPETDKPEYPLASSHLGHCGGSGQCCPLPMGFRGQFQKGVTNTGQRLYGILYFFSNENMMQSCVYTLVRVTAALSATTPQVLGDVFGFFRGGVGNPVQKEGEVSKNCDHQNDPKTSTGNDKYFCGWCASGLRDEVKKIEWIPKGSDAGGQYMDKVGKALRDIKGSDSTATTTAYSSTATANTSLSRLTKNCQYLSPLTGELYTAVSATFGGTYLSWVLYLSDALHSGLESLYEAFQQIECRGCKGQCDPNKCKKGEHGQGSGQCGCQSIVSCTGVLPVLYRHGFSYGNPFNLEGYQQEKKDEGDYSIDDKGGKKHCHGVT, encoded by the exons ATGGCAGCAGCAGCGGCTCAGAATACCTGGAAGCCCTATGACAAGCTAACAGAtcctcccaccaacctgaaggaggccattgactgggtcgtgagggtaactggtaaggatggtaagaagCTGGGTGATGGAG aatgcatatgtggcctggcggcggcagtgactgacctactgcagtcagtacaactggagtacaatg gctatcaaggtgatgtTAAGAATGGTACTACTGACAGCGGTGCCAACAATGGCGCCACCGAACAGCAAGTCATAGACCACCTCAATGGACTTTTCTCCCTAGTCCAaggactaggtggtactgcagtggtccggacttatatagaccagctggcacaggtactcagtgcactcgttgggtggagtaagatagagaCGTGTGATAAGAGCAATGGCAAGTGTGGTGGCGATGAAAAACCACACGGCCAAGAGAGCTGCAAGTATCTCAAGGATGTAACGCGGGATGATAGGTCATGTGACAcatgtgggtgtatgaaatgggacGTGGCCGTGGCGGATGATGACAAGAATGGACATCACCTGGGCAGggggtgtacaaggtgtagtggtggtggaaGTGATTGTACGTGTAAAGATGGTGAAGATCAGTGTGCTGTTGGCACAGAGTGTAAGTGCGCTAaagcaggcaaatgctgcaagtgttatTGTAAGGATGAGTGCAAGGCGAAGTGTAAGGAAGAGTGTAGATGTGATAAGCACAGCTACATTATGCGATACAGATCTACGTATACAATGGAACTGATTGATGCAAAATACTGGACTGAGATTAAACCAATAGAAAAGCCACCTACGTGGGCGGATCTCCTGGATAGGGGTAATGGTAAGACCCCCTCCAAACGCCGTCACCAATGCGCCCGCATcctcctagggtcagtatgtctcatctggagtggcattacctatatgtattggactggaAAGTACCATTCCAGCAGCCCCCGctggaacaatcacatcctggacggtagtggtctagatgatggtaccctatCACAGtggctacaggccctagggtttcctaaggCAATGTTGAACAATAGTGGGCCACAGAATAGACTTGATaaggtcatatgggatggaCTTAATGATAAGTTGCTTCTAGGGTTTGCAGTGCCTAGTGGCCTTAATACTAGTGGTGTTGCCAATGACCATAATGGTAATACAGCCAGAAATCCGTTCAATATGAACTATGCCGGTTTTGtgcatactgcacatagggattcattcaatgAACAAGCTATTGTGTTTAAAAATGACGGctctagtactactgaCACTAATCAACACAAGATCGGTGCCATTTTCAAGCtttatattctatcatgtgcatATTTTACTGGATTACAGAAAAAGAGTAGTACCCAAAGCACTGCCCCTAGGAAtcccaagaccatccgggatatcctatactggctaagtgcattgccctatagcCCGGCATACCCCAAGATATTGATACATGGTAAGGATAGACTAAAAGAAGTGCTCAAGAAACCCGGAGAAACTGACTCTACCAATGGAGAGACACAACTCAAGTTCTATCAAACAGGTCTTAAACATCCCATTACcgttgatgaatacaacctatttgcccacttccaagcagtgacccagtattgtccactggtactcataggtatccagggtggtctcaaaggcactgacaaaaCACTAGAACCTGCCATTCACGCCCTCTACGCCAACACGGAATGCAACTTCACATATCCAGGAGTacccatccaagcatacaaccaggtggtacactacattagggctctattctaccagttgtatttccttaggaagcaatgtgccgTGAAGGTCACTTGtggaggcaaatggcgtgagtgtaggtatggtaaggATGTGGTGTCCAAGGGGGtcattagctggatgtgcctggggtgtagccccatggaacatgataggaaatggAGGGTGGGGAAAGTGGGTGACTTACTGAAGGGGGTGAAGGAGAGTGATCCTATAGTGAAGAATCTAAAGGCACTATtggagaagattggtgaagtggtggtacaattgggtaatgcccaggaggcattggaagggaagaagaTAGATGGGATCAATGCGGTGAAGAAGGCATTAGAGGGGGTGAAGAAGGCACTAGAGAGTGCTAAGGGGGCACTAGAGACGGAGTTGGGGAAGAAGGGTGGGCTGGATGGGAAACTAGGGGAGGCTAAGGCGAAACTAGATGCACTGACGaatggtggtagtggtagtggaggACTACTAGGGGAGGTAGTAGGACATGGTGGACTAGAGAAGGCAGAGAAAGATGAGTATGATCCCGGTAAGAACAAAATAAGTGCCGCTATCAATGGAGTGCGCAATGTATTGGAGGCATTGAAGAAAGAACTAGAAAATGATAATTCACATCTATACGGCAGCATACCCTATTGGATCACGCAAAAATGCCTTCAATCTATAGATCAGATCAAAGACATATgcaactctcccaagtgcccaGGATGCACAAAACACAGCAACAAGTGCGGCCAACCATCCAATCCCACTGTCTGTCCGGCATGTCTCcaacccactaccactggtgtcccctcccccctccaggcattcctcgaggatcgGTTAccaggttttagttgtCAAGAGGTACCTGAGACCGACAAGCCAgagtacccactggcctCATCCCACTTGGGACACTGCGGTGGCTccggccagtgctgccccttgccaatgggttttagaggTCAGTTCCAAAAAGGTGTCACCAATActggccaacgcctttatggcatcctctacttcttcagtaacgaaaacatgatgcagtcgtgtgtctatacactggtGAGAGTTACtgcagcactcagtgccacgACACCgcaggtattgggtgatgtattcgggttcttcaggggtggtgtaggaaatCCAGTACAGAAGGAGGGGGAGGTCAGCAAGAACTGCGATCACCAGAATGACCCCAAAACGTCGACAGGCAATGACAAGTACTTTTGtggctggtgtgcctctgggttaaggGATgaggtaaagaagatagagtggataccaaagggGTCGGACGCAGGAGGTcaatacatggacaaaGTCGGTAAAGCACTAAGAGATATTAAGGGCAGTGAcagcactgctactacCACTGCATATTCCAGCACTGCTACTGCCAATACCTCCCTCTCACGACTCACtaagaactgccagtacctctcccccctaacaGGTGAGCTTtataccgcagtgagtgccacattcggtggaacatacctctcatgggtactatatctatcagatgcacttcattcaggactagagtcactaTATGAGgcattccaacagattgaatgccggggctgtaagggacagtgtgaccccaacaagtgcaagaagggagaACACGGACAGGGAAGtggacagtgtggatgccaatcaatcgtatcgtgtaccggggtactaccggtgttgtacagaCATGGCTTtagctacggtaacccattcaatctggaggggtaccagcaGGAGAAGAAGGATGAAggagattatagtatagatGACAAGGGTGGGAAGAAGCATTGTCATGGAGTTACGTAG
- a CDS encoding SmORF protein (Small Open Reading Frame (SmORF)), with the protein MVALNMLWKLSIVVAFGFSATATSTDIAPEQPKKESFLSRFFGKNEKSATKSHDVSEPTKIDTQKHSETGLPKYDVEWYLLPKPENRAALRSFLPWYLSLSVPYDCNEAIETEVEQDIREYFLWSDFEWYMLPEPGSRTTLLNLLPPDLASMIPEDCNEPIEFAVEKQIWKYLSSSEHEQQAMRPS; encoded by the coding sequence ATGGTAGCTCTtaacatgttatggaagctcTCTATAGTTGTGGCATTTGGGTTTTCCGCTACGGCTACCTCAACAGATATAGCCCCGgagcaacccaagaaggaatcgtTCTTAAGTAGATTCTTCGGTAAGAATGAGAAATCTGCCACTAAATCTCATGACGTATCCGAACCGACGAAAATTGACACTCAAAAACACAGTGAAACAGGTCTCCCCAAGTACGATGTAGAgtggtatctgttaccaaAGCCTGAAAATAGAGCTGCACTACGTAGTTTTTTGCCGTGGTATTTGTCCCTTTCTGTGCCATATGACTGTAATGAGGCAATAGAGACCGAAGTTGAACAAGACATTAGGGAGTATTTCTTATGGAGTGACTTTGAATGGTATATGCTGCCCGAGCCGGGAAGCAGAACTACGCTTCTTAATTTGTTACCACCTGATTTGGCCTCTATGATCCCAGAAGACTGTAACGAACCAATAGAGTTCGCAGTAGAAAAACAAATTTGGAAGTATTTATCATCGAGTGAGCATGAGCAGCAGGCAATGCGTCCATCTTGA
- a CDS encoding putative casein kinase II alpha chain (CK II) produces the protein MKLTGGVWKLYLASNLLFAAFHSGVSLKPVSANEVGTAQSGAPRGQQRKPLAFRGSIRIFVNPEGYIEESENDEPSPTNMDVESEKRATSRGTYPNTNLPIILPKLYADVNTKRGPDYWDYENITLMWNVPNNYEIVRKLGRGKYSEVFEGTNLLTHERIVVKILKPLKKKKIKREIKILQNLSGGPNIIKLLDIVKDPQSRTPSLIFEYVNNTDFKILYPTFTIADIKYYMYQLLKAVDYAHSQGIMHRDVKPHNVMIDHEKRELKLIDWGLAEFYHPEQEYNVRVASRYYKGPELLVDMKYYDYSLDVWSIGCMLAGMVFKKEPFFYGHDNYDQLVKIAKVLGTEDLRAYFKKYGLKVAPVYEKILGNYPRKPWSSFIEDENKHLCVPEVIDLIDKMLVYDHTMRITPKDAMDHPFFKDVA, from the coding sequence ATGAAACTCACCGGTGGAGTATGGAAGCTATATTTGGCTTCAAATTTGTTGTTTGCGGCATTCCATAGCGGTGTGTCACTAAAACCAGTGAGCGCGAACGAGGTTGGCACTGCCCAATCAGGAGCGCCCCGTGGACAACAAAGGAAGCCTCTAGCCTTTCGGGGATCTATCCGAATTTTTGTAAATCCGGAGGGTTATATAGAAGAGAGTGAGAACGACGAACCAAGTCCAACTAATATGGATGTCGAGAGTGAGAAACGCGCGACATCACGCGGAACATATCCAAACACAAATTTGCCCATCATCCTTCCTAAGCTATATGCAGATGTTAACACTAAACGTGGTCCTGATTATTGGGACTATGAAAACATTACACTCATGTGGAATGTCCCTAACAACTATGAGATCGTGAGGAAGCTTGGACGCGGCAAGTACAGCGAGGTTTTTGAAGGTACAAATCTCCTTACACACGAACGTATAGTTGTCAAGATTCTTAAGCCATTGAAAAAGAAAAAAATCAAGAGGGAAATCAAGATTCTACAAAACCTCAGCGGGGGGCCAAACATCATTAAGCTATTAGACATCGTCAAGGACCCTCAGAGCAGAACTCCATCGCTTATATTTGAATACGTCAACAACACGGATTTCAAAATCTTGTATCCAACATTCACGATCGCAGATATCAAGTACTACATGTACCAGCTGCTCAAGGCCGTGGACTATGCTCACAGCCAAGGTATCATGCACAGAGATGTGAAGCCGCATAACGTCATGATTGACCATGAAAAGAGGGAATTGAAACTAATTGACTGGGGTTTGGCCGAGTTCTACCACCCTGAACAGGAATACAACGTAAGAGTTGCAAGTAGATATTACAAGGGACCTGAGCTACTAGTAGACATGAAGTACTACGACTATAGCTTGGATGTATGGAGTATTGGATGTATGTTGGCAGGAATGGTATTCAAAAAGGAACCGTTCTTTTATGGACACGACAATTACGACCAGCTTGTTAAGATTGCAAAGGTTCTAGGAACCGAGGACCTACGTGCCTACTTCAAGAAGTACGGACTTAAGGTGGCTCCAGTATACGAAAAAATACTGGGCAATTATCCGCGCAAGCCGTGGTCTAGTTTCATCGAGGATGAAAATAAACACCTTTGTGTGCCAGAAGTCATCGATCTTATAGATAAGATGCTGGTGTACGACCACACCATGAGAATCACACCAAAGGATGCAATGGACCACCCTTTCTTCAAAGATGTGGCCTAA
- a CDS encoding succinyl-CoA synthetase alpha subunit family protein, whose protein sequence is MAISRVGKILTFRPFARVQQSMRLFSSTPMVYVDKNTKIICQGLTGKQGSLHAEGCMNYYNTKFVGGVNPKKAGTMWQCSEGKHSLPVYSSVAEAKKETGADATVIFVPPPSAAGSIIEAVEAEMPLIICITEGIPQHEMIKVKSIISDPACKSKLIGPNCPGIIKPEECKIGIMPGHIHKRGCIGIVSRSGTLTYEAVTQTTSNGLGQSVCIGIGGDPFGGLTFIDVLKKFVDDPQTKGIMLIGEIGGNAEEDAAEWIKANPTDKPIVALIAGTCAPPGRRMGHAGAIISGNTGTAQGKIKALRDAGVVVAETPALLGSTMKKELIK, encoded by the exons ATGGCAATTTCTCGTGTTGGTAAAATTCTTACCTTTAGG CCCTTCGCACGCGTCCAACAGTCCATGAGGCTATTCTCTTCCACACCCATGGTTTATGTGGataaaaacacaaaaaTCATATGCCAAGGACTTACTGGGAAACAG GGATCTTTGCACGCTGAAGGATGCATGAATTATTACAACACTAAGTTCGTTGGTGGTGTTAACCCCAAGAAGGCTGGTACCATGTGGCAATGCTCAGAAGGCAAACATTCGCTCCCAGTCTACTCATCAGTAGCAGAGGCAAAGAAAGAAACTGGAGCAGATGCTACAGTGATATTTGTGCCACCGCCAAGTGCAGCTGGATCCATTATTGAAGCGGTGGAAGCTGAAATGCCACTCATCATATGCATCACTGAAGGAATTCCACAGCACGAAATGATCAAAGTCAAGTCAATTATAAGCGATCCGGCGTGCAAATCTAAACTTATTGGACCGAACTGTCCAGGTATTATTAAACCTGAAGAATGCAAAATTGGTATCATGCCTGGACATATTCATAAAAGGGGGTGCATAGGAATTGTAAGTAGAAGTGGTACACTAACGTATGAAGCTGTGACGCAAACTACAAGCAACGGACTGGGACAATCTGTCTGTATTGGCATTGGTGGAGATCCATTTGGTGGGCTCACCTTCATCGATGTGTTGAAGAAGTTCGTTGATGATCCACAAACAAAAG GAATCATGCTTATTGGAGAGATTGGTGGTAACGCCGAAGAAGATGCCGCGGAATGGATCAAGGCAAATCCCACCGATAAACCCATTGTAGCACTCATAGCCGGCACATGCGCCCCTCCAGGAAGGAGAATGGGACATGCTGGTGCCATTATAAGCGGAAATACAGGAACCGCTCAAGGGAAAATCAAGGCCTTACGGGACGCTGGAGTAGTGGTGGCTGAGACACCTGCGCTACTAGGATCCACCATGAAGAAAGAACTTATTAAATGA
- a CDS encoding TPR repeat family protein, which yields MDDDDDYVIDPEFLKKFTEQYGDIDHPLFMDEIPHDTEGNEDLQALQQLLAEGETRESIAEKYKEVGNEYVQQGQYFYDAAISSYTKGIEAQSKNTKLNAQLYLNRALVYLKKGERVKCIDDCRQSIAKDPSNVKAYFRAAAASFELELYKKTLSYCLAYYEYIKAQNDTAELMATLEAGSPELLKLYKRSVDKLRERDELIANIKKRERKEQRQELESKRSALQLLNSCGIKLYKDLYEIPQMQKVVFYQDNGCLHTSCLFIYDERGISDYIEDFDYSTTVGDQLEVMFPNPEDKQRFTRDNAKCIYEIAKGEYYEFSTTETMATVIYKTKVAHQIAPVHIVNKSFDISLLSN from the exons ATGGATGACGATGATGATTATGTTATTGACCCTGAGTTCCTCAAAAAGTTCACAGAACAATACGGGGACATTGATCACCCACTCTTCATGGACGAGATTCCAC ACGATACCGAAGGAAATGAGGATCTACAAGCATTGCAGCAACTACTGGCAGAAGGTGAAACTAGAGAATCTATCGCAGAAAAGTATAAA GAAGTCGGTAACGAATACGTACAACAAGGACAATACTTTTACGATGCCGCAATATCAAGTTATACAAAAGGAATAGAAGCCCAATCAAAGAATACCAAACTTAATGCACAACTCTACCTAAACAGGGCTTTGGTCTACCTAAAAAAAG GCGAACGTGTCAAGTGCATAGACGACTGTCGCCAAAGTATAGCAAAAGATCCTAGTAATGTTAAAGC ATACTTCAGAGCAGCCGCTGCGTCGTTTGAATTGGAATTGTATAAAAAGACACTGTCGTATTGCTTGGCTTACTACGAGTATATTAAGGCACAAAATGATACTGCAGAACTCATGGCAACATTGGAAGCTGGTAGCCCAGAACTACTGAAGCTATATAAGCGCTCAGTAGATAAGCTTAGGGAGCGTGACGAACTCATCGCCAACATAAAGAAACGTGAACGTAAAGAACAACGCCAAGAATTAGAATCTAAAAGATCAGCACTGCAATTGCTCAACAGTTGTG GTATCAAATTGTACAAGGACCTCTATGAAATACCGCAAATGCAAAAGGTAGTATTCTATCAAGACAACGGTTGCTTGCACACATCCTGTTTATTCATATACGATGAACGTGGCATCAGCGACTATATAGAGGACTTCGACTACTCAACCACCGTAGGAGACCAGCTGGAAGTCATGTTCCCAAATCCTGAAGATAAGCAAAGATTCACAAGAGATAATGcaaagtgtatatatgag ATTGCTAAAGGAGAGTACTACGAATTTAGTACAACCGAAACTATGGCAACCGTGATTTACAAAACAAAGGTAGCACACCAAATTGCACCAGTGCACATAGTAAATAAAAGCTTTGATATCTCACTGCTGTCTAACTGA